In the Quercus lobata isolate SW786 chromosome 5, ValleyOak3.0 Primary Assembly, whole genome shotgun sequence genome, one interval contains:
- the LOC115992082 gene encoding probable sulfate transporter 3.4, whose protein sequence is MGVNSNRVEHVSCLETTVTISSAEAGVMPPPMQIHKVCLPPKLTTLQKLKHRLTEIFFPDDPLYRCKNQTWFKKLIICLQFFFPIFQWGSEYNVSLLKSDVIAGLTIASLAIPQGISYAKLANLPPIVGLYSSFVPPLIYSILGSSRHLAVGPVSIASLVMGSMLSEAVSPTEDQILYLRLAFTATFFAGLFQASLGLLRLGFIIDFLSKATLVGFMAGAAVIVSLQQLKGLLGIAHFTSKMQIIPVVSSVISTRDEWSWQTIVMGFGFLFFLLTARHISNRNPKLFWVSAAAPLTSVILSTLIVFLLKSKVHGIPIIGHLPKGLNPPSLNMLYLSGPHLAVAIKTGIVTGILSLTEGIAVGRTFAALKNYQVDGNKEMMAIGVMNIAGTCSSCYVTTGSFSRSAVSYNAGAQTAVSNIVMASAVLVTLLFLMPLFYYTPNVILAAIIITAVIGLIDYQAALKLWKVDKLDFMACFCSFFGVLFISVPLGLAIAVAVSVFKILLHVTRPNTLILGNIRGTQIYQNLSRYREASRIPSFLILAVESPIYFANSTYLQERILRWVREEEEWVKENNESALKCVILDMTAVTAIDTSGIDTLYEIKKMLEKRSIKLVLANPVGSVTEKLDQSEITESFGPHGIYLSVGEAVAHTSSLWRAQP, encoded by the exons atGGGTGTTAACTCTAACAGAGTGGAACACGTTTCATGTTTAGAAACCACTGTGACAATCTCATCAGCAGAAGCAGGAGTAATGCCTCCACCAATGCAAATTCACAAGGTTTGCTTGCCACCAAAGCTGACCACTTTGCAGAAACTCAAGCACAGGCTCACTGAGATCTTCTTCCCCGATGACCCACTTTATAGATGCAAGAATCAAACATGGTTCAAGAAGTTGATCATCTGTCTACAGTTTTTCTTTCCTATATTCCAATGGGGCTCTGAGTACAATGTTTCTCTTCTGAAGTCTGATGTCATCGCTGGTCTTACCATTGCTAGCCTGGCTATCCCACAG GGAATCAGCTATGCAAAGCTTGCCAATTTGCCACCAATAGTCGGACTAT ACTCGAGCTTTGTGCCCCCATTGATATACTCAATCCTTGGAAGTTCTAGACATCTTGCTGTTGGCCCTGTCTCAATAGCATCTTTGGTCATGGGGTCCATGTTAAGTGAGGCAGTTTCTCCTACTGAAGATCAAATTCTCTATCTTAGATTGGCCTTCACTGCCACCTTCTTTGCTGGCTTATTTCAGGCTTCTCTAGGTCTTCTAAG GCTAGGCTTTATAATTGATTTCCTCTCAAAGGCAACTCTAGTTGGGTTTATGGCTGGCGCAGCAGTTATCGTGTCATTGCAACAGCTTAAAGGATTGCTCGGGATTGCTCACTTCACCAGCAAAATGCAAATTATTCCTGTTGTTTCCTCTGTTATAAGCACCAGAGATGAG TGGTCTTGGCAAACCATTGTTATGggttttggtttcctcttcTTTCTGTTGACTGCAAGGCATATT AGCAATAGGAATCCAAAGCTTTTTTGGGTCTCAGCAGCTGCCCCATTAACATCAGTTATCCTCTCAACCCTTATAGTTTTCCTCCTCAAGTCCAAGGTTCATGGAATTCCAATT ATTGGTCACTTACCAAAGGGCCTTAATCCCCCTTCACTAAACATGCTATACCTCAGTGGCCCTCATCTAGCTGTAGCTATCAAAACTGGCATTGTAACTGGAATCTTATCTCTCACT GAAGGAATTGCTGTGGGTAGGACATTTGCTGCTCTTAAAAATTACCAAGTGGATGGAAACAAAGAAATGATGGCAATTGGTGTTATGAACATAGCTGGTACATGCTCTTCATGCTATGTTACTACAG GATCATTTTCTCGATCTGCTGTAAGCTACAACGCTGGAGCACAAACAGCAGTGTCAAATATAGTCATGGCTTCAGCTGTGCTTGTGACACTGCTGTTTCTCATGCCACTGTTTTATTACACTCCCAATGTCATCTTAGCAGCCATAATCATAACAGCAGTGATTGGCCTAATAGATTATCAGGCAGCGCTCAAATTGTGGAAAGTTGACAAACTTGATTTCATGGCTTGTTTCTGCTCCTTCTTCGGTGTTCTTTTCATTTCAGTGCCACTAGGTCTCGCGATTGCG GTTgcagtttcagttttcaagaTTCTCTTACATGTCACCAGGCCAAACACTCTAATCTTAGGAAATATCCGGGGCACTCAAATTTACCAAAACCTCAGCCGGTATAGAGAAGCTTCAAGGATCCCCTCATTTCTCATTCTTGCTGTTGAGTCTCCCATCTACTTTGCAAACTCAACTTACTTGCAAGAAAG GATATTAAGATGGGTTCGAGAGGAGGAAGAGTgggtaaaagaaaataatgagagTGCACTGAAATGTGTAATTTTAGACATGACAG cTGTGACAGCAATAGACACAAGTGGCATTGACACACTATATGAAATCAAAAAGATGTTGGAGAAAAGATCAATTAAG CTTGTGTTGGCAAATCCTGTCGGAAGTGTGACGGAAAAGCTAGATCAATCAGAAATCACAGAGTCCTTTGGGCCACACGGTATCTATCTCTCTGTTGGAGAAGCTGTGGCTCACACTTCATCTTTGTGGAGAGCTCAACCATGA